The following coding sequences are from one Tubulanus polymorphus chromosome 12, tnTubPoly1.2, whole genome shotgun sequence window:
- the LOC141913986 gene encoding uncharacterized protein LOC141913986, which yields MFGRIHFLVLLVLLVNTVFTGRTSAKCYGKSCTGWECHCSNTTVDKCPINGQNIDGALACTNPNTACESTIKTPYPWTPPGWTGPACQIGNVARGKKVTTSSTHPGSPASECTDGQTVTSGGAELCHTNADQDAWIRIDLGTQYVVHEVTLWDRTDAADCDAEWKKRARNMEIRVGNEYGTSKNISTSNPICAYQGPALCGKHNTSACSAGPIVGQYVTVQHKNISKVEYLALAEIEVIGFKYIAPGDCSKGSNSFGCMIECYPCYNNKSCNYLSGICESGCSQNYIGKWCESELKLVSNLAKSALTDNSVKVSWTAYSGSVVDSGRGTVSVQYQVVYRKISENTWTNQESAGVLTHHTITGLTPNTEYKIAVRLQKVVNSQLVSTASLTSPVLTVQTLCAVPGPPASLDFSFTRDTMKTTLTWTPPNSPKCDVINYRLTCEPISTISTTPLSEIKTVNKPRIEGSITTLDITTSLIPFTQYNCSMFASNSRGEGSPASVSLKPENVSALSANRTTARENHC from the exons ATGTTCGGCCGAATTCACTTCCTGGTTTtgctggtgttactggtgaaTACTGTTTTTACTGGAAGAACCTCAG CAAAATGTTATGGGAAGAGTTGTACTGGTTGGGAGTGTCATTGCAGTAATACAACCGTGGACAAATGTCCAATAAATGGTCAGAACATAGATGGCGCTTTAGCATGTACAAATCCTAACACCGCATGTGAGTCTACAATAAAAACTCCATATCCCTGGACACCACCAGGATGGACCGGACCAGCTTGTCAAATCG GTAACGTGGCTCGTGGTAAAAAAGTTACAACGTCATCCACTCACCCTGGATCACCCGCTAGTGAATGTACAGATGGCCAGACGGTAACAAGTGGTGGTGCTGAACTATGCCACACTAATGCGGATCAAGACGCCTGGATTAGAATTGATCTCGGAACTCAATACGTGGTACATGAAGTTACACTTTGGGATAGAACAGACGCGGCTGATTGCGACGCTGAGTGGA AAAAACGCGCGCGCAACATGGAGATCCGAGTTGGAAATGAATATGGCACTAGTAAAAATATCTCTACATCTAACCCGATATGTGCTTACCAGGGCCCCGCTCTCTGTGGTAAACATAACACATCAGCATGCAGCGCGGGTCCTATAGTTGGACAATACGTCACCGTTCAACACAAGAACATTAGTAAGGTGGAGTATCTCGCACTGGCAGAAATAGAAGTTATtggtttcaaatatatcg CACCCGGTGATTGTAGTAAGGGATCGAACTCATTTGGATGTATGATTGAATGTTATCCATGTTACAACAACAAAAGTTGTAACTATTTGAGTGGTATCTGTGAATCTGGCTGTTCACAGAATTACATCGGAAAGTGGTGCGAGTCAG aattGAAGTTGGTTTCGAATTTGGCAAAATCTGCGCTGACAGATAACAGTGTAAAAGTCAGTTGGACAGCTTACTCGGGTTCTGTAGTAGATTCAGGACGTGGTACTGTCAGCGTTCAGTATCAAGTCGTTTATCGTAAGATATCAGAAAACACTTGGACTAATCAGGAATCTGCAGGAGTCCTTACACATCACACAATTACTGGTTTAACTCCTAATACCGAGTATAAGATAGCTGTTAGACTACAGAAAGTAGTGAACAGTCAACTTGTATCAACTGCGAGTCTGACTAGTCCCGTACTAACTGTACAGACTTTGTGTGCAG TACCAGGACCTCCCGCTTCTCTCGACTTCTCATTCACAAGGGATACAATGAAAACTACATTGACATGGACACCACCAAACAGTCCAAAATGTGACGTCATAAATTATCGG CTCACGTGTGAACCCATCAGTACAATTTCCACAACACCTTTATCAGAGATAAAAACAGTCAATAAACCTAGAATCGAAGGCTCCATCACAACTTTAGACATAACGACGTCACTGATACCTTTTACTCAATACAACTGTTCAATGTTTGCCTCGAATAGTAGAGGTGAAGGCTCACCTGCCAGTGTAAGCCTTAAGCCAG aaaacGTTTCGGCATTATCCGCCAATAGAACAACAGCAAGAGAGAATCACTGTTAA
- the LOC141913988 gene encoding uncharacterized protein LOC141913988, protein MYRFLIVASLVVASQALKFPGNVVPYDFGEYDMEETKKSFEVYKNLFESATDKCFQFVPRTAEKPFLRVMSSEVCYADLRTRDRTGNVGPYVLYQITPFKYGGCKHGKNIYTILKNIIGVTGMPDYGTDEFKTMMEYDELVIPAKYLTMVKQQFC, encoded by the exons ATGTATAGGTTTCTTATTGTTGCCAGTTTGGTCGTTGCGTCTCAG GCTTTGAAATTCCCAGGAAATGTAGTTCCGTACGATTTCGGCGAATATGACATGG AAGAGACCAAAAAATCGTTTGAAGTTTACAAGAATCTGTTTGAATCGGCCACTGATAAATGCTTCCAGTTTGTGCCACGTACCGCTGAGAAACCTTTCCTACGTGTTATGAGCAGTGAGGT TTGTTACGCCGATCTCCGCACCCGCGACAGAACCGGTAACGTCGGACCCTACGTGCTCTATCAGATCACTCCGTTTAAATACGGTGGCTGCAAACACGGCAAAAATATCTACACGATATTGAAGAATATCATCGGAGTCACTGGAATGCCCGATTATGGAACCGACGAATTCAAAACCATGATGGAATACGACGAAC TGGTTATTCCGGCGAAATACCTGACAATGGTCAAACAACAATTCTGCTAA